A region from the Medicago truncatula cultivar Jemalong A17 chromosome 6, MtrunA17r5.0-ANR, whole genome shotgun sequence genome encodes:
- the LOC11412518 gene encoding 7-deoxyloganetin glucosyltransferase has translation MSNFAERIKPHAVITPYPLQGHINPLLKLAKLLHLRGFHITFVNTEYNHKRLLKSRGPKAFDGFTDFTFETIPDGLTPIEGDGDVSQDIISLSDSIRKNFYHPFCELLARLKDSSNDGHIPPVSCLVSDIGLTFTIQAAEEHGLPSVLFSSASACSLLSALHFRTLIDKGVIPLKDESYLTNGYLDTKVDWIPGLGNFRLKDLPDFIRTTDPNDIMIKFIIEAADRVHEANSIVFNTSDELENDVINALSIKIPSIYAIGPLTSFLNQSPQNNLASIGSNLWKEDMKCLEWLESKEQGSVVYVNFGSITVMTPDQLLEFAWGLANSKKPFLWIIRPDLVIGGSVILSSDFVNETSDRGVIASWCPQEKVLNHPSVGGFLTHCGWNSTMESICAGVPMLCWPFFAEQPTNCRYICNEWEIGAEIDTNVKREEVEKLINELMVGDKGKKMRQKAMELKKKAEEDTRPGGCSYVNLEKVIKEVLLKQN, from the exons ATGAGCAATTTTGCAGAGAGAATTAAGCCACATGCAGTGATAACTCCATATCCACTTCAAGGCCATATCAATCCGTTGTTAAAACTAGCAAAACTTCTTCATCTTAGAGGCTTTCACATAACCTTTGTCAACACCGAATACAATCACAAACGTTTGCTCAAATCAAGAGGTCCAAAAGCCTTTGATGGTTTCACTGATTTTACCTTTGAGACTATTCCAGATGGTTTAACTCCGATAGAAGGCGATGGTGATGTTAGTCAAGACATTATCTCTCTTTCCGATTCAATAAGAAAGAATTTCTATCACCCCTTCTGTGAACTTCTTGCTAGACTTAAAGATTCTTCCAATGATGGTCATATTCCTCCTGTTAGTTGCTTAGTTTCTGATATTGGATTGACTTTTACTATACAAGCTGCTGAAGAACATGGTTTACCTAGTGTTCTATTTAGTTCAGCTAGTGCATGTTCACTTCTGTCGGCTTTGCACTTTCGTACATTGATTGATAAAGGTgtcataccactcaaag ATGAGAGTTATTTGACAAATGGATATTTGGACACTAAAGTTGACTGGATTCCAGGTTTGGGAAACTTTAGACTAAAGGACCTGCCTGACTTTATAAGAACTACTGATCCTAATGatataatgataaaatttatcATTGAAGCGGCCGATAGGGTTCATGAAGCTAATTCTATTGTTTTCAATACTTCTGATGAACTTGAGAATGATGTAATAAATGCTCTATCTATTAAGATCCCTTCTATTTATGCCATTGGccctttaacttcatttttgaATCAAAGTCCGCAAAATAACTTGGCTTCTATAGGTTCTAATCTTTGGAAAGAAGATATGAAATGTCTTGAATGGCTTGAATCTAAGGAACAAGGTTCTGTAGTTTATGTGAATTTTGGAAGCATCACGGTCATGACTCCAGATCAACTGTTAGAGTTCGCTTGGGGTTTGGCCAACAGCAAGAAACCTTTTTTGTGGATTATTAGGCCTGACCTTGTCATTGGTGGCTCGGTTATTTTGTCATCCGATTTTGTGAATGAAACTTCGGATAGAGGCGTAATAGCAAGCTGGTGTCCGCAAGAGAAAGTGTTGAACCATCCTTCAGTTGGAGGATTCTTGACTCATTGTGGATGGAACTCCACAATGGAAAGCATCTGTGCCGGAGTACCAATGTTGTGTTGGCCTTTTTTTGCTGAGCAGCCAACAAATTGCAGATATATTTGCAATGAATGGGAGATTGGAGCAGAAATTGATACCAATGTGAAGAGAGAGGAGGTGGAGAAGCTGATCAATGAATTAATGGTGGGAGATAAAGGAAAGAAGATGAGGCAAAAGGCCATGGAATTGAAGAAGAAGGCAGAGGAGGACACAAGACCAGGTGGTTGTTCATATGTGAACTTGGAAAAAGTGATTAAGGAGGTGCTGCTCAAACAAAATTAg
- the LOC11412517 gene encoding 7-deoxyloganetin glucosyltransferase: MSNFAKRKPHAVLIPYPTQGHINPLFKLAKLLHLRGFHITFVNTEYNHKRLLKSRGENAFDGFTDFNFETLPDGLTPMDGDGDVNPDLKSIRESIRKKFIYPFRELLARLDDSAKSGLVPPVTCLVSDCLLSFTIRVAEEFALPIVLLVPFSACSFMSVLHFRTLIEKGLVPLKDESYLTNGYLDTKVDWIPGLRNFRLKDLPDFIRTTDPNDLRIEFIIEAAETFHRASSIVLNTSNELESNVLNALDIMFPSLYTIGPLTSFVNQSPQNQFATLDSNLWKEDTKCLEWLESKEPASVVYVNFGSITIMSPEKFLEFAWGLANSKKPFLWIIRPDLVIGGSVVLSSEFANEISDRSLIASWCSQEKVLNHPSIGGFLTHCGWNSTTESICAGVPMLCWPFFGDQPTNCRFICNELEIGIEIDTNVNRENVEKLVDEIMVGEKGNKMRKKVMELKKRAKEDTRPGGCSFMNLDKVIKEVLLKQN, encoded by the exons ATGAGTAATTTTGCAAAGAGAAAACCACATGCTGTGTTGATTCCATATCCAACTCAAGGCCATATCAATCCATTGTTCAAACTAGCTAAGCTTCTTCACCTTCGAGGCTTTCACATAACCTTTGTTAACACCGAATACAATCACAAACGCTTGCTCAAATCAAGAGGTGAAAATGCCTTTGATGGTTTCACTGATTTTAACTTTGAGACTCTACCAGATGGTTTAACTCCAAtggatggtgatggtgatgttAATCCAGACTTGAAATCTATTCGTGAATCGATTAGAAAGAAATTTATTTACCCTTTTCGCGAACTTCTAGCTAGACTTGATGACTCTGCGAAATCTGGTCTTGTGCCTCCTGTTACTTGCTTAGTTTCTGATTGTCTCTTGTCATTTACCATAAGAGTTGCTGAAGAATTTGCACTTCCAATTGTTCTCCTTGTCCCATTTAGTGCTTGTTCTTTCATGTCTGTTTTACACTTTCGTACATTGATTGAGAAAGGTCTCGTACCACTCAAAG ATGAGAGTTATCTAACAAATGGATATTTGGACACTAAGGTAGACTGGATTCCAGGTTTGAGAAACTTTAGACTGAAAGATCTTCCTGATTTTATAAGGACAACAGATCCTAACGATTTGAGGATAGAATTTATTATTGAAGCAGCAGAAACATTTCATAGAGCCTCTTCTATTGTTCTCAATACTTCTAATGAACTTGAGAGTAATGTTCTGAATGCTCTTGATATTATGTTTCCTTCTCTATACACTATTGGCCCTTTAACTTCATTTGTAAATCAAAGTCCACAAAATCAGTTTGCAACTTTAGATTCAAATCTTTGGAAAGAGGATACTAAATGTCTCGAATGGCTGGAATCAAAAGAACCGGCTTCTGTTGTTTATGTGAATTTTGGAAGCATCACAATTATGTCTCCGGAGAAATTTTTAGAGTTTGCTTGGGGTTTGGCCAATAGCAAGAAACCCTTTTTGTGGATCATTAGGCCTGATCTTGTAATTGGTGGCTCAGTGGTTTTGTCTTCAGAGTTTGCAAATGAAATTTCAGATAGAAGCCTTATAGCAAGCTGGTGTTCACAAGAGAAAGTGTTAAATCACCCTTCAATTGGTGGATTCTTGACTCATTGCGGATGGAACTCAACCACTGAAAGCATATGCGCTGGAGTGCCAATGCTGTGTTGGCCGTTCTTTGGTGATCAACCAACAAACTGTAGATTTATTTGCAATGAATTGGAGATTGGAATCGAAATTGATACTAATGTGAATAGAGAAAATGTAGAGAAGCTGGTCGATGAAATTATGGTTGGAGAGAAAGGAAACAAGATGAGGAAAAAGGTCATGGAGTTGAAAAAGAGGGCAAAGGAGGATACAAGACCTGGTGGTTGTTCATTCATGAACTTGGACAAAGTTATTAAGGAGGTGTTGCTTAAACAAAATTag
- the LOC11410262 gene encoding 7-deoxyloganetin glucosyltransferase, producing MSNSASRKPHAVLIPYPLQGHINPMFRLAKLLHLRGFHITFVNTEYNHKRLLKSRGPNAFDGFTDFRFETIPDGLTPMDGDGGDATQDLISLRESIRKNCIEPFRELLAKLNDSAKAGLIPFVTCLVSDCIMPFTTQVAEELALPIVIFFPSSACSFLSILHFRALIEKGLIPLKDESYLTNGYLDTKVDWIPGLRNFRLKDLPDFIRTTDANDLMLEFIFEMVDRLHRASAIFLNTSNDLESDVMNALYSMLPSLYTIGPFASFLNQSPQNHLESLGSNLWKEDTKCLEWLESKESGSVVYVNFGSITIMSPEKLLEFAWGLANSKKTFLWIIRPDLVIGGSVVLSSEFVNEIADRGLIASWCPQEKVLNHPSIGGFLTHCGWNSTTESICAGVPMLCWQFFGDQPTNCRFICNEWEIGIEIDMNVKREEVEKLVNELMVGEKGNKMRKKVMELKKKADEDTRLGGSSYLNLDKVIKEVLLKQN from the exons ATGAGTAATTCTGCAAGCAGAAAACCACATGCTGTGTTGATTCCATATCCACTTCAAGGCCATATCAATCCAATGTTCAGATTAGCAAAACTACTTCACCTTAGAGGCTTTCACATAACCTTTGTTAACACCGAATACAATCACAAACGTTTGCTCAAATCAAGAGGTCCTAATGCTTTTGATGGTTTCACCGATTTTCGCTTTGAGACTATTCCTGATGGTTTAACTCCAATGGATGGCGATGGTGGTGATGCTACTCAAGACTTGATATCTCTTCGCGAATCAATCAGAAAGAATTGCATCGAACCTTTTCGCGAACTTTTAGCTAAACTTAATGACTCTGCAAAAGCCGGTCTTATACCTTTTGTTACTTGCTTAGTTTCTGATTGTATTATGCCATTTACTACACAAGTTGCTGAAGAACTTGCACTCCCAATAGTGATCTTTTTCCCGTCAAGTGCTTGTTCTTTCCTGTCTATTTTACACTTTCGTGCACTTATTGAGAAAGGTctcataccactcaaag ATGAGAGTTATTTGACAAATGGATATTTGGACACTAAAGTTGACTGGATTCCAGGTTTGCGAAACTTTAGACTGAAGGACCTTCCTGATTTTATACGGACAACAGATGCTAATgatttgatgttagaatttaTCTTTGAAATGGTAGATAGACTTCATAGAGCTTctgctatttttttaaatacttctaaTGATCTTGAGAGTGATGTTATGAATGCTCTTTATTCTATGCTCCCTTCTCTATACACCATTGGCCCATTTGCTTCGTTTTTGAATCAAAGTCCACAAAATCACTTGGAATCTTTAGGTTCCAATCTTTGGAAAGAAGATACTAAATGTCTTGAATGGCTTGAATCAAAAGAATCAGGATCTGTTGTTTATGTTAATTTTGGTAGCATCACGATTATGTCTCCGGAGAAATTGTTAGAGTTTGCTTGGGGTTTGGCCAATAGCAAGAAAACCTTTTTATGGATCATTAGGCCTGATCTTGTCATTGGTGGCTCAGTGGTTTTGTCGTCTGAGTTTGTGAATGAAATTGCAGATAGAGGCCTAATAGCAAGTTGGTGTCCACAAGAGAAAGTTTTGAACCACCCTTCAATTGGCGGATTCTTGACTCATTGCGGATGGAACTCAACCACTGAGAGCATATGCGCTGGAGTGCCAATGCTTTGTTGGCAATTCTTTGGTGATCAACCAACAAACTGTAGATTTATTTGCAATGAATGGGAGATTGGGATCGAAATCGATATGAATGTGAAGAGAGAGGAGGTTGAAAAGCTTGTCAATGAATTGATGGTGGgagagaaaggaaataaaatgagGAAAAAGGTTATGGAGTTGAAAAAGAAGGCAGACGAGGACACTAGACTTGGCGGGTCTTCATACTTGAACTTGGACAAAGTGATCAAGGAGGTGTTGCTtaaacaaaattag